The Acanthopagrus latus isolate v.2019 chromosome 13, fAcaLat1.1, whole genome shotgun sequence genome contains a region encoding:
- the LOC119031608 gene encoding insulin-like — MAALWLQSVSLVVLLIVSWPGSQVVAAEQHLCGSHLVDALYLVCGERGFFYNSKRDVNPLMGFLPPKAGGAAAAGGANEVAEFAFKDQMEMMVKRGIVEECCHRPCSILHLQNYCN, encoded by the exons ATGGCGGCTCTGTGGCTCCAGTCTGTCTCTCTTGTGGTCTTACTGATCGTATCATGGCCGGGCTCCCAGGTTGTTGCGGCCGAACAGCACCTGTGTGGCTCTCACCTGGTCGATGCCCTTTACCTggtctgtggagagagaggctTCTTCTACAACTCCAAGAGAGACGTCAACCCTCTGATGG GTTTCCTCCCACCTAaagcaggtggagctgcagcggCGGGCGGTGCGAACGAGGTGGCAGAGTTCGCCTTCAAGGACCAGATGGAGATGATGGTGAAGCGAGGCATCGTGGAGGAGTGCTGCCACCGACCCTGCAGCATCCTCCACCTGCAGAACTACTGCAACTGA
- the LOC119031607 gene encoding insulin, translating into MAALWLQSVSLLVLLVVSWPGSQAAAPPQHLCGSHLVDALYLVCGDRGFFYNPRRDVDSLMGFLPPKAGGAAATGGENEVAEFAFKDQMEMMVKRGIVEECCHKPCNIFDLQNYCN; encoded by the exons ATGGCGGCTCTGTGGctccagtctgtctctctcctggtcTTACTGGTCGTATCATGGCCGGGCTCCCAGGCCGCTGCACCCCCACAGCACCTGTGTGGCTCCCACCTGGTTGACGCCCTTTACCTGGTCTGTGGAGACAGAGGCTTCTTCTACAACCCCAGGAGAGATGTTGACTCTCTGATGG GTTTCCTCCCACCTAaagcaggtggagctgcagcgaCGGGCGGCGAGAACGAGGTGGCAGAGTTCGCCTTCAAGGACCAGATGGAGATGATGGTGAAGCGAGGCATCGTGGAGGAGTGCTGCCACAAACCCTGCAACATCTTTGACCTGCAGAACTACTGCAACTGA
- the LOC119031595 gene encoding E3 ubiquitin-protein ligase RNF26-like has translation MDGVNIVVLAVGRCLDACCLLLDLVIRTFSWLFRVLSGMCASLHNTLVVLSGSTLVEYWNFALFSFLTASEAVSSAACGAVHIVEGWLQMLGGVFESFKMVGHLSCHVAWRIKDVLHRGLISGSCFLRQTCEGLCIALSLVLYFVNTVVNIVLISMQNCLSVLAGVWEVVADPVHKVVELALTLLTFLYSCLVGASVLLWTPCQLLLDFLGGLGRVFFTVFMVDSHGLLITAVIISVAVLLLNPRLPVLARQLSLYLVNMLPRARGVQRIQEQAPANQEVNTRTAQEVGTTRLPHTDALITEINPQSANEPSPPDSQQDRKSASCSRTRMSRSNSTLTEGGGPPTDGELLRLLKEQEERKKCVICQDLSKTVLLLPCRHLCLCRHCADILTQRRHAQQRCCPLCRQPITQTMDVFL, from the coding sequence ATGGATGGAGTGAACATCGTCGTTCTTGCTGTTGGAAGATGTCTGGAcgcctgctgcctgctgctcgACCTGGTCATCAGGACGTTCAGCTGGCTGTTTCGCGTCCTGTCTGGCATGTGTGCGTCCCTCCACAACACGCTGGTCGTGCTGAGCGGATCCACTCTGGTCGAATACTGGAACTTTGCTCTTTTCTCGTTCCTCACAGCCAGCGAGGCTGTCTCCAGTGCAGCCTGTGGAGCTGTGCACATTGTTGAGGGCTGGCTGCAGATGCTGGGAGGAGTGTTTGAGAGTTTCAAAATGGTTGGGCACCTCTCCTGTCATGTTGCGTGGCGCATCAAGGATGTGCTGCACCGCGGGCTGATTTCAGGGAGCTGCTTCCTTCGTCAGACGTGCGAAGGCCTCTGCATCGCGCTCAGCCTCGTCCTCTACTTTGTCAACACTGTGGTCAACATCGTTCTCATCAGCATGCagaactgtctgtctgtgctggcgGGTGTCTGGGAGGTGGTGGCGGACCCCGTGCACAAAGTGGTGGAGCTGGCACTGACTCTGCTCACCTTCCTCTACAGCTGTCTAGTCGgtgcctctgtgctgctgtggacGCCCTGCCAGCTGCTTCTGGATTTCCTGGGAGGACTGGGACGTGTCTTCTTCACGGTTTTCATGGTGGACTCACACGGCCTGCTCATCACAGCAGTTATCATCTCGGTGGCTGTGCTGTTACTGAACCCCAGGCTTCCTGTCCTCGCCAGACAGCTGAGTCTTTATTTGGTGAACATGCTGCCAAGAGCTCGTGGTGTGCAGAGGATCCAGGAACAagctccagccaatcaggaggtCAACACCAGGACAGCACAGGAAGTGGGCACAACAAGGTTGCCGCACACTGATGCTTTAATCACTGAGATCAACCCGCAGTCAGCGAATGAGCCGAGCCCACCGGACTCTCAGCAGGACCGCAAGTCAgcgagctgcagcaggacgagAATGTCCCGATCGAACTCCACCCTGACAGAGGGCGGCGGCCCCCCCACTGATGGAGAGCTACTCCGCCTgctgaaggagcaggaggagaggaagaagtgtGTCATTTGTCAGGACTTGAGCAAGACGGTGCTCCTGCTGCCCTGCCGTCACCTCTGTCTCTGCCGGCACTGCGCCGACATCCTGACCCAGCGCCGACACGCCCAGCAGCGCTGTTGTCCGCTCTGCAGGCAGCCGATCACACAGACCATGGATGTCTTCCTCTGA
- the LOC119031600 gene encoding histone H2A-like — protein sequence MSGRGKGGKARAKAKTRSSRAGLQFPVGRVHRLLRKGNYAQRVGAGAPVYLAAVLEYLTAEILELAGNAARDNKKTRIIPRHLQLAVRNDEELNKLLGGVTIAQGGVLPNIQAVLLPKKTEKAAKAK from the coding sequence ATGTCTGGACGCGGCAAAGGAGGAAAAGCCAGAGCAAAGGCGAAGACTCGCTCTTCTCGGGCCGGGCTCCAGTTCCCAGTCGGTCGTGTCCACAGGCTCCTCAGGAAGGGCAACTATGCTCAGCGTGTCGGTGCCGGCGCCCCCGTGTACCTGGCGGCCGTGCTGGAGTACCTGACCGCTGAGATCCTGGAGCTGGCTGGAAACGCTGCCCGGGACAACAAGAAGACCAGGATCATCCCCCGACACCTGCAGCTGGCGGTCCGCAACGACGAGGAGCTCAACAAGCTGCTCGGCGGTGTAACCATCGCTCAGGGTGGCGTGCTGCCCAACATCCAGGCAGTTCTGCTGCCCAAGAAGACCGAGAAGGCCGCCAAGGCGAAGTAA
- the LOC119031602 gene encoding histone H3: protein MARTKQTARKSTGGKAPRKQLATKAARKSAPATGGVKKPHRYRPGTVALREIRRYQKSTELLIRKLPFQRLVREIAQDFKTDLRFQSSAVMALQESSEAYLVGLFEDTNLCAIHAKRVTIMPKDIQLARRIRGERA, encoded by the coding sequence ATGGCGAGAACCAAGCAGACAGCCCGTAAATCCACCGGAGGTAAAGCTCCCAGGAAGCAGCTGGCCACCAAGGCCGCCCGGAAGAGCGCCCCGGCCACCGGCGGAGTCAAGAAGCCCCACAGGTACCGGCCCGGTACCGTGGCTCTCAGAGAGATCCGCCGCTACCAGAAGTCCACCGAGCTGCTGATCCGCAAGCTGCCCTTCCAGCGCCTGGTCCGGGAGATCGCCCAGGACTTCAAGACCGACCTGCGCTTCCAGAGCTCCGCCGTCATGGCTCTGCAGGAGTCCAGCGAGGCTTACCTGGTCGGTCTGTTCGAGGACACCAACCTGTGCGCCATCCACGCCAAGAGGGTCACCATCATGCCCAAAGACATCCAGCTGGCCCGCCGCATCCGGGGAGAGAGAGCTTAG
- the LOC119031596 gene encoding histone H1-like, which produces MAEAAPAPAAAPAKAAKKKRVAKPKTGPGLRELIVAAVGASKDRNGMSLAALKKNLKAGGYDVEKNKSRVRIAVKGLVDKGTLVRTKGTGASGSFKLAKTAAAPKAKKPAKKPALKAKKPAAKKTTATKKPKTAAVKKTSVKKSPKKVKKLSAKSPKKTAKGPKKVAKSPKAKSPKKAPKKPATKKPVTKPKTAKPKAKKAAPKKK; this is translated from the coding sequence ATGGCAGAAGCCGCTCCAGCTCCAGCCGCCGCTCCGGCTAAAGCAGCCAAGAAGAAGCGTGTGGCCAAACCGAAGACCGGCCCCGGCCTCAGGGAACTCATCGTAGCCGCTGTCGGCGCCTCCAAAGACCGCAATGGTATGTCTTTGGCCGCCCTGAAGAAGAATCTGAAAGCCGGAGGTTACGACGTGGAGAAGAACAAGTCCCGCGTCAGGATTGCTGTTAAGGGTCTGGTGGACAAGGGCACCCTGGTCCGCACCAAGGGAACCGGGGCGTCTGGCTCCTTCAAGTTGGCTAAGACGGCAGCTGCTCCCAAAGCCAAGAAGCCGGCAAAGAAACCCGCTCTGAAGGCCAAGAAGCCCGCAGCCAAGAAGACCACAGCGACTAAGAAGCCCAAGACAGCAGCAGTCAAGAAGACATCTGTCAAGAAGTCACCTAAGAAGGTAAAGAAACTTTCAGCCAAGAGCCCGAAGAAGACAGCCAAGGGCCCCAAGAAGGTAGCCAAGAGCCCCAAGGCCAAGTCCCCGAAGAAGGCACCTAAGAAGCCCGCAACCAAGAAGCCAGTCACAAAGCCCAAGACCGCCAAGCCCAAAGCCAAGAAGGCAGCACCCAAGAAGAAGTAA
- the LOC119031609 gene encoding histone H4: MSGRGKGGKGLGKGGAKRHRKVLRDNIQGITKPAIRRLARRGGVKRISGLIYEETRGVLKVFLENVIRDAVTYTEHAKRKTVTAMDVVYALKRQGRTLYGFGG, translated from the coding sequence ATGAGCGGAAGAGGAAAGGGAGGTAAAGGACTCGGTAAAGGAGGCGCCAAGCGTCACCGTAAAGTTCTCCGTGATAACATCCAGGGAATCACCAAACCCGCCATCCGCCGTCTGGCTCGCCGCGGCGGAGTGAAGCGTATCTCTGGTCTGATCTACGAGGAGACCCGCGGTGTGCTCAAGGTGTTCCTGGAGAACGTCATCCGTGACGCCGTCACCTACACCGAGCACGCCAAGAGGAAGACCGTCACCGCCATGGACGTGGTGTACGCTCTGAAGAGGCAGGGCCGAACCCTGTACGGCTTCGGAGGCTAA